One stretch of Rhodoferax lithotrophicus DNA includes these proteins:
- a CDS encoding Crp/Fnr family transcriptional regulator gives MAVLTNLDLLRRVSIFSELTDHQMGQLADAVTKRRVKRGELIVEQGKKSNALFIILSGKARVVMTDRRGKEVILDVIGSGDYVGEISLIDGNSHSANVQADTQCDLLVLGREEFNRCLMSNHAMAHSVIQGLVHRLRNADAKISSLALMDVYGRVAQSLMASAEVVGEHELLIRQKITRQDIAKKVGASREMVSRVMRDFEDQGFICTNQDGSISLTERRAVAR, from the coding sequence ATGGCAGTGCTTACCAATCTTGATCTGCTGCGCAGAGTCAGTATTTTTTCTGAGCTTACTGACCATCAGATGGGACAGCTGGCCGATGCTGTGACCAAGCGACGTGTCAAGCGTGGTGAGCTGATTGTGGAGCAGGGTAAAAAAAGCAACGCCTTGTTCATCATCCTGTCCGGCAAGGCGCGTGTGGTCATGACCGACCGGCGTGGCAAGGAGGTTATTCTGGATGTGATTGGTTCGGGCGACTATGTGGGTGAGATCAGTCTGATTGATGGCAATAGCCATTCCGCCAACGTGCAGGCCGATACCCAATGTGACTTGCTGGTGCTGGGGCGTGAGGAATTTAACCGCTGTCTGATGAGTAACCACGCCATGGCGCACTCGGTGATCCAGGGCCTGGTGCACCGTTTACGTAATGCCGATGCCAAGATCAGCTCGCTGGCCTTGATGGATGTGTACGGTCGGGTGGCACAGTCGCTCATGGCCTCGGCCGAAGTGGTGGGTGAGCACGAATTGCTGATCCGGCAAAAAATCACCCGCCAAGACATTGCCAAAAAGGTGGGGGCCTCACGTGAAATGGTCAGCCGGGTGATGCGTGATTTTGAAGACCAAGGATTTATCTGCACCAACCAAGATGGTTCCATCTCTCTGACTGAACGCCGTGCCGTCGCGCGCTGA
- a CDS encoding DNA translocase FtsK yields the protein MSYSLHTLRMDRPRTAPVERSVWARFANEVFLVLGFAGLVLWLLALGTYSLQDAAWSTSGTGDVLLNRAGWVGAWIADISYFLFGFSVWWCVAAGWRVWLSAFASWLRGQDKLANTSPGAPVSAWPVRRVLFWLGLALLIVASTVLEWTRFYSLEPRLPGHSGGILGYLLGPLAVHWLGFAGAALAAIVLGVLGTSVVFGFSWIQVAERLGAWLFGKIENRREQREVEQDKALGQRAAKERAEVLVEERQEQAEHRPVSIRIEPVVAEVPKSERVVKERQKTLFVDPSDSKLPQVDLLDAALARQETVAPETLEMTSRMIEKKLKDFGVDVEVVLAQPGPVITRYEIEPATGVKGSQIVGLAKDLARSLSLVSIRVVETIPGKTTMALELPNAKRQTIKLSEILGSQTYHEGKSLLTMGLGKDIVGKPVVADLAKMPHVLVAGTTGSGKSVGINAMILSLLYKAEAHDVRLLMIDPKMLEMSVYEGIPHLLCPVVTDMKQAANGLTWCVAEMERRYKLMSKMGVRNLAGFNAKWDEAKARGEFIYNPFSLTPESPEPIERLPHIVVVIDELADLMMVVGKKIEELIARLAQKARAAGIHLILATQRPSVDVITGLIKANIPTRIAFQVSSKIDSRTILDQMGAEALLGMGDMLYMPSGTGLPIRVHGAFVSDDEVHRVVTYLKSQGEPNYIDGILEGGTVDGEDGAMADGNGTGGGEKDPLYDQAVEIVLKNRKASISLVQRHLKIGYNRAARLVEDMENAGLVSSMSTSGQREILVPARNE from the coding sequence ATGAGTTATTCACTTCACACTTTGCGCATGGATCGACCACGCACTGCACCGGTAGAACGTTCGGTGTGGGCACGATTTGCCAACGAGGTATTTCTGGTGCTGGGTTTTGCCGGGCTGGTGCTGTGGCTGCTGGCATTGGGCACGTATTCCTTGCAGGATGCGGCCTGGTCCACTTCGGGCACGGGCGACGTGTTGCTCAATCGTGCGGGCTGGGTCGGTGCATGGATCGCGGATATCAGTTATTTCCTGTTCGGCTTTTCAGTCTGGTGGTGTGTGGCGGCGGGCTGGCGGGTCTGGCTGTCGGCCTTTGCCAGCTGGTTGCGTGGGCAGGACAAGCTGGCCAATACCTCGCCTGGCGCGCCGGTGTCGGCATGGCCAGTGCGCCGGGTGTTGTTCTGGTTGGGCCTGGCGTTGTTGATAGTGGCCAGCACGGTGCTGGAATGGACACGTTTCTACAGCCTGGAGCCCCGTTTGCCCGGCCACAGTGGCGGCATTCTGGGCTACCTGCTCGGCCCGCTGGCGGTGCACTGGCTGGGCTTTGCCGGCGCTGCCCTGGCGGCCATTGTGCTGGGTGTGCTGGGCACGTCGGTGGTGTTCGGTTTTTCCTGGATACAGGTGGCGGAGCGCCTGGGGGCCTGGTTGTTTGGCAAGATTGAAAACCGGCGTGAGCAGCGCGAGGTGGAACAGGACAAAGCCCTCGGCCAGCGGGCCGCCAAAGAGCGTGCTGAAGTGCTGGTGGAAGAGCGCCAGGAGCAAGCCGAGCATCGGCCGGTATCCATCAGGATCGAGCCGGTGGTGGCGGAGGTGCCAAAAAGTGAGCGGGTCGTCAAAGAGCGGCAAAAAACGCTGTTTGTCGACCCGAGCGACAGCAAACTGCCGCAGGTGGACTTGCTTGATGCCGCTCTGGCCCGCCAGGAAACCGTGGCCCCCGAGACGCTGGAGATGACCAGCCGCATGATCGAGAAAAAGCTCAAGGACTTCGGTGTGGATGTGGAAGTGGTGCTGGCCCAGCCCGGCCCGGTCATCACCCGCTATGAAATTGAGCCCGCCACCGGGGTCAAGGGCTCGCAGATTGTCGGCCTGGCCAAAGACCTGGCCCGCAGTTTGAGCCTGGTGTCGATCCGCGTGGTGGAAACCATTCCGGGCAAAACCACCATGGCGCTGGAGTTGCCCAACGCCAAGCGGCAAACCATCAAGCTGTCTGAAATCCTGGGCTCCCAAACCTACCACGAGGGTAAATCCCTGCTGACCATGGGCTTGGGCAAAGACATTGTTGGCAAACCGGTGGTGGCCGATCTGGCCAAAATGCCGCACGTGCTGGTGGCCGGTACCACCGGCTCGGGCAAATCGGTGGGGATCAACGCCATGATCCTGAGCCTGCTCTACAAAGCCGAGGCGCATGACGTGCGTCTGCTCATGATCGACCCCAAGATGCTGGAAATGTCGGTGTATGAAGGCATTCCGCACCTGCTGTGCCCGGTGGTGACCGACATGAAACAAGCCGCCAACGGCCTGACCTGGTGTGTGGCTGAGATGGAGCGCCGCTACAAACTCATGAGCAAAATGGGAGTGCGCAACCTGGCCGGTTTCAACGCCAAGTGGGACGAGGCCAAGGCGCGTGGCGAATTCATCTACAACCCCTTCAGCCTGACCCCCGAGAGCCCTGAGCCGATTGAGCGCCTGCCGCACATCGTGGTGGTGATCGACGAGCTGGCCGACCTGATGATGGTGGTGGGCAAGAAGATTGAGGAGCTGATTGCCCGGCTGGCGCAAAAAGCCCGTGCCGCCGGTATTCACCTGATTCTGGCCACCCAGCGCCCCAGCGTGGACGTGATCACCGGCCTGATCAAGGCCAATATTCCGACCCGCATCGCGTTCCAGGTCAGCAGCAAGATCGACAGCCGCACCATCCTTGACCAGATGGGGGCCGAGGCCTTGCTTGGCATGGGCGACATGCTCTACATGCCCAGCGGCACCGGTCTGCCGATCCGCGTGCACGGCGCCTTTGTCAGCGACGACGAAGTGCACCGCGTGGTCACCTACCTGAAAAGCCAGGGTGAGCCCAACTACATTGACGGCATTCTGGAAGGCGGCACGGTTGACGGTGAAGACGGTGCTATGGCTGATGGCAACGGCACGGGCGGTGGTGAAAAAGACCCACTCTATGATCAGGCGGTGGAAATTGTCCTTAAGAACCGCAAGGCCAGTATTTCACTGGTGCAGCGCCACCTCAAGATCGGCTACAACCGGGCAGCGCGGCTGGTGGAAGACATGGAAAACGCTGGCCTGGTCAGCAGCATGAGCACCAGCGGCCAGCGTGAAATTTTGGTACCCGCACGCAACGAATAA
- the lolA gene encoding outer membrane lipoprotein chaperone LolA: MKRIALLMIATYACISSATGLNSLEVFIKTVKTGKADFSQVVTSPAKDGQAPRVKTSTGQFEFARPNRFRFNYTKPFEQTIVADGQTLWLYDVDLNQVTARQQASVLGTTPAALIASAADVQALKADFVLADAPDKDGLQWVTATPKAKEGQLQSVRVGFSASADGQSSTLAVLEILDSFGQRSVLSFKQFQTNPALPAGAFVFKPPAGADVIKQ; encoded by the coding sequence ATGAAACGAATTGCTCTGTTAATGATAGCTACTTATGCTTGTATATCAAGCGCTACAGGTCTAAATAGCCTTGAAGTTTTTATCAAAACCGTGAAAACCGGCAAGGCTGACTTCAGCCAGGTGGTGACCTCACCGGCCAAAGATGGTCAGGCTCCCAGGGTCAAAACTTCGACCGGGCAGTTTGAATTTGCCCGGCCGAACCGTTTCCGCTTCAACTACACCAAGCCGTTTGAGCAAACCATCGTGGCCGATGGCCAAACCCTGTGGCTGTACGACGTGGATCTGAACCAGGTGACAGCGCGCCAGCAAGCCAGTGTGCTGGGCACCACCCCGGCCGCGCTGATTGCCTCTGCCGCCGATGTACAAGCCCTGAAGGCCGATTTTGTGCTGGCCGATGCGCCCGACAAAGACGGCTTGCAATGGGTCACCGCCACACCCAAGGCCAAAGAAGGCCAATTGCAGTCGGTGCGGGTAGGCTTCAGCGCGTCAGCCGATGGCCAAAGCAGCACGCTGGCGGTGCTGGAGATTCTGGACAGCTTTGGCCAACGCTCGGTGCTGAGCTTCAAGCAGTTTCAGACCAATCCGGCTTTGCCCGCCGGTGCTTTTGTCTTCAAACCCCCGGCCGGGGCGGACGTGATCAAGCAGTAA
- a CDS encoding heavy metal sensor histidine kinase, with amino-acid sequence MSAAHLPRLSALPLAQRLTLLFVAIASAVLLGLGAVVASLVEQHFEDLDMEVLSGKMELISQALHSVANQQDLTGLAHQLARSLVGHHGLEVMLLDADQTVLFATANARFEPQQLVAKASPHAVLWPQGAQTYRVLTAQIPTAVQDVQGRPQKVFVAAAIDIGHHQAFMQAFLHTLWWFVAGAAVVMAVLGWWAVRRGLAPLRAMRAQAQGVTAQQLSHRLQVESMPIELAELAHTLNDMLARLEEAFGRLSEFSSDIAHELRTPVSNLMTQTQVALSRARNADDYRNVLESNAEEFERMARMIADMLLLAKADHGLVLPQLEMLPMAQEVRAVLDYFEMLAEEKNLSLQLSGEASLLADRLMMRRALSNLISNAVRHAQVGSVIRVELQNLADQLEITVTNRGETIAPEHLERVFDRFFRADSARHRDSEGRSEGTGLGLAITQSIVSAHGGSIRASSAQGVTTFTLRIPQRLTA; translated from the coding sequence TTGAGCGCAGCTCACCTGCCCCGTTTGAGCGCCCTGCCCCTGGCACAACGCCTGACCCTGCTGTTTGTGGCCATTGCCAGCGCCGTGCTGCTGGGTCTGGGGGCGGTGGTGGCCAGTTTGGTCGAACAGCACTTTGAAGACCTGGACATGGAAGTGCTCTCTGGCAAGATGGAGCTGATCAGCCAAGCCCTGCACAGTGTGGCCAATCAGCAAGATTTGACGGGTCTGGCGCACCAGTTGGCTCGCTCACTGGTCGGGCACCATGGTCTGGAGGTGATGCTGCTGGATGCCGACCAGACCGTGCTGTTCGCCACCGCCAACGCCCGTTTTGAGCCCCAACAACTGGTGGCCAAGGCCAGCCCACATGCCGTCTTGTGGCCACAGGGAGCCCAAACCTACCGCGTGCTGACGGCACAGATTCCCACAGCGGTCCAAGACGTACAGGGTCGGCCCCAAAAAGTGTTTGTGGCCGCCGCCATCGACATAGGCCATCACCAGGCTTTTATGCAGGCGTTTTTGCACACCCTGTGGTGGTTTGTGGCCGGGGCTGCGGTAGTGATGGCGGTGTTGGGCTGGTGGGCCGTGCGCCGTGGCCTGGCCCCCCTGCGGGCCATGCGGGCGCAGGCCCAGGGGGTCACAGCTCAGCAGCTCAGCCACCGCCTGCAGGTAGAAAGTATGCCCATCGAACTGGCTGAGCTGGCCCACACCCTCAACGACATGCTGGCCCGGCTGGAAGAGGCGTTTGGTCGCCTGTCAGAGTTTTCATCAGACATTGCCCACGAGTTACGCACACCAGTAAGCAACTTGATGACGCAAACCCAGGTGGCCTTGTCTCGCGCACGCAACGCCGACGACTACCGCAACGTGCTGGAATCCAACGCCGAAGAGTTTGAGCGTATGGCCCGCATGATTGCCGACATGCTGCTGCTGGCCAAGGCTGACCACGGGCTGGTGTTGCCGCAGCTTGAAATGCTGCCCATGGCGCAAGAGGTGCGCGCCGTGCTGGACTATTTTGAGATGCTGGCCGAAGAAAAAAACCTGTCTTTGCAGTTGAGCGGTGAAGCCAGCCTGCTGGCCGACCGCCTGATGATGCGCCGCGCCCTGAGCAACCTGATCTCCAACGCGGTACGCCACGCCCAGGTGGGCAGCGTGATCCGGGTGGAACTCCAAAACCTGGCCGATCAGCTTGAAATCACCGTCACCAACCGGGGTGAAACCATTGCGCCGGAGCACCTGGAGCGGGTGTTTGACCGTTTTTTCCGGGCCGATTCGGCACGCCATCGAGACAGTGAAGGTCGCAGTGAAGGCACCGGCCTGGGGCTGGCCATCACCCAATCCATCGTCAGCGCCCACGGCGGCAGCATCCGCGCCAGCTCGGCACAGGGTGTCACCACCTTCACCCTGCGGATTCCGCAGCGCCTTACTGCTTGA
- a CDS encoding heavy metal response regulator transcription factor, protein MKILIVEDEPKTGDYLKQGLSEAGFTVDLARNGVDGLHLALTESYELAILDVMLPGIDGWGVLAGIRRSGKDMPVMFLTARDAVDDRVKGLELGADDYLLKPFAFSELLARVRTLMRRGSKTPTDPFLRVADLELDLLRRRVTRAGQRIDLTAKEFALLELLLRRQGEVLPRSLIASQVWDMNFDSDTNVIEVAMRRLRAKVDDAFEPKLIRTVRGMGYVLESPL, encoded by the coding sequence ATGAAAATCCTGATCGTCGAAGACGAACCCAAAACCGGTGACTACCTGAAACAAGGCCTGAGTGAAGCCGGTTTCACCGTGGACTTGGCGCGCAACGGCGTGGACGGCCTGCACCTGGCCTTGACCGAAAGCTACGAGCTGGCCATTCTGGATGTGATGCTGCCAGGTATCGACGGCTGGGGTGTCCTGGCCGGTATTCGCCGTTCCGGCAAAGACATGCCGGTGATGTTTTTGACCGCCCGGGATGCCGTGGATGACCGCGTCAAGGGGCTGGAGCTGGGTGCGGACGACTACCTGCTCAAACCCTTTGCCTTTTCCGAACTGCTGGCCCGGGTGCGCACGCTGATGCGCCGGGGCAGCAAAACACCCACCGACCCTTTTTTGCGGGTGGCCGACCTGGAGCTGGACTTGCTGCGCCGACGGGTCACCCGCGCTGGCCAGCGTATTGACCTGACCGCCAAGGAATTTGCCCTGCTGGAGCTGCTGCTGCGCCGCCAGGGTGAGGTACTGCCGCGCTCGCTGATTGCGTCGCAGGTGTGGGACATGAACTTTGACAGTGACACCAACGTGATCGAGGTCGCCATGCGCCGCCTGCGCGCCAAGGTGGACGATGCGTTTGAGCCCAAACTGATTCGCACCGTGCGGGGCATGGGCTACGTGCTGGAGTCACCACTTTGA